The Anomaloglossus baeobatrachus isolate aAnoBae1 chromosome 4, aAnoBae1.hap1, whole genome shotgun sequence genome contains the following window.
TGAGTCCAAATTTGTGTTTTGTTGTTTGTATGTCTTTACTCACGGTGTGGGATGAATTTGTGATTTTAAGTATCCTTAATAAAATTAGTGCTTTTAAAAAATGTAATGAAGGTAGATCTACTTTATTTGTATCATATCACTTTTTGATCCCGTTTTTGAGGAGGTGTGATAAGAAAAAGGAGAAGatgctgacttttttttttattatacattcTCCAAACAGTATAAATAAATATGGTGTTTAATTTGTCCAAATTAAATATAGGTCATGAACGGgttaaagcaagaaaaaaaaaaaaaatcttcaatccGAAAAaggtatgttaaaaaaaaaaaaaaaacaaaaccacacagTGTGAACAACACCCTGTACCCAAGGATATCTGAAACCATTAAAAATATGTGCAATTGAAAGGCAGCGAGATTTGTACTATACTTATACCCCGGTAAGGCAATATATGGAGCACAGATACAATAAATATTATGGGCTATATTGCCTTGCtgcaatatttttatttattaacaaTATATAATAATATGTCAATTTGTAAACTGTTCTACCAACTCCATTGATATTGTATTGAATTCTTCCTCTGAGAAGAGATAACTCTTTACAATACTGATGACAGACTCCTCAGTTAGAGTATTGAAATCCTCCTCATTCTTGAAGGGCAAGTGACCGGCAAGTTCACAAAGTGCCACGTTGAAAGCAGCCTCCTCTTTGGCACCAAAACAGGACTTTCTTGCCCATATGACCACACGGATCCCTTCCCTTTGGCACGTAGTGCTTGCTGGATTGCTACCTCTGGTCATAAACATATTGTGTGCAATGTTTCGATTTACAAAATAATCCGTAACTTGGCATATTCTCTGGGAGACAGACACCAAGTCTTTCCCCTCAGTGTAAAAAAAGAAACCTGGAGCTGGAAAATTAGTTAGTTGGTAAAAATTAATTTGGGGGCACAGGGGTTTGTTTTGTACTGACTCAATCAGTAGCTCTTCGTCTAGATAGAATCCATGTAAATGTAAGTGGTTTATAGACGCAAAGCCACCGAGGCTGTTAAATCCAATTCTAAACCCCGGGTGACCACTGAGAAGTATGGATTCTAATCCAAGCAATGTCAGATCTGGGGTCAAAATCTGAGTCAAACACAATGATGGGTCTGGTATAAGCAAAACATGTCCAAATTCAAGAGGGCTTACATTAATGACCACTAGGGTGCGGCTATGCTTTCTGCCTAGATCCATAGATGCTCCACTAGACATCTCAGATCTAACCATCTGAAACAGAATCTCATCATGCTTCATCTTATTGAAATTGAATTGGCTTGGGTTGAATTTCTCTTGGATGCTCTTTATGTCCTGAGGCTTCCTCCTCTCTATGCCCCTCTTGACATTAAGCTGTGCCACATACTTCACAGAACCAGGTAATATTTTGGTTTGTAAACTCCAGAGTGGATACCGGAAGAGACCCTGCTCCATCTTTTCCAGCCATTTGGACTGCAGCGCTTGATCAAATGCAGAAATAAAACTTTTGTCCTCTACATATGTTCTCCTTTTCGGCCAAGTGATCCCCGACAAGATAAAGTCTTTTTCTGTGTAGCTATATTCTTCCATTATGGCTCCATTGAAAACAGATGGATGTTTAAAATCCATGGTTCTAGTTGTGTCCATTACCTTCAGTATGTGCACATATGTATGGACCCTGAAAAACAAACAATTATTTCATTACATGTGGTCTCTGAAGCTAGCCATAACTGCAGGCATTTCCAGTGCAACTGAAGACAATGTCGTCTCTaaacataaaaacaaacaaaactccagtattaaaagggaatctgtcatcaagtaTGTGTTATGTAATCTGAGGGAAGTATGAGGTAAGAGCTGAcacactgatttcagggatgtgtcacttattaggctgtgtgctgttgtatcaCCAGGAGATCATCATTGCCTAGACTTGGTATAGCGTGTGCCTGCTAGACTGATCACACTccttcctctgataagcagctcactgtcactgcacaatgtatacagaaagctgtggtgtgggtggtgttacctttttgagctctgctacatgctaaatctaagAACTCCGATTGTGTCACAACTTCTGCGCCAATAACACCCAGTAAACAAAGTGatgcattgttggaatcagggtctcttttcctacattattctcctgtcagatgaggtagcaaaaactggtgacagattccctttaattgcccATGATTAATAACATAGTTCACTTTTGTGCTATAATCCCTATCATAGCCACAACTAAGTAGATAGATCGGTGGTGGTCTACCCCCACCCTGATACTGAAGGCCTATACAAAAGAATTGTATATTTTCATTGTATATTATATCTATATGATACTGGTTTATTTTGCACACTTGCCGGCTTGTGTTTTCCCATTGTGCATCCTGTCCCATTACTCCCTCAAGTGACACACGAGCACCCGGCCATCAACATGATGTAAAGGAGAATGTGATTCATCAGACCAGGAAACCTTCTTCCCTTGCTCTATGGCTCAGTTTAGCTTTGCTCTTGTTTGGACTACTTACAGGTATTAACCACTTGGGATCACCAGCTTTAGAGAGGTAGACCTCTTCTCTTACTTTAAAACTGAGCTCATGGTACtcctaactaaaaaaaaaacatgtactcACCAAGAAACCCTTGCTGCTCCTCTGTACTGTTGCCAGTGTCAAATGCTGGCCTCCTGGTttctgctttaggcctctttcacatgtacgtgcctccggtacgtgtttggcagttttctcacgtaccggagacatgtacacctAGGTatccctatggttttggacacacgtaagtatttgcgcacggaacgtgtgtccgttccgtacatacgtgtgtttctcatgccgacatgtccgttttctctccggcatcacgggtgtcacacagaacgcaaacgtgtcatacgtaatgcaaacggaccacacggatgtgttccgtgtgacacgcaccggagagaagacgtgtctgtgagaaaaaaacaacacatcactcaccttctcctgccctgctgtctctgccgctgctgtcacttgctgccgaccgccgctcattatgctaattgaatattcacttcactgcggccggtagcaacagcagtggggagtggcaggaccggagaccgaagatcagcaccacggacagcgacgccagggacaggtgagcagaaagttcccgttctccgtgtgttatcacggataacacacgtagcccataaacacggctcacagagggcaaaacgcacctctgacacgtccatgaaaaacgtgcgtggtttttcacgaacgtgtgaaagaggccttagatggaGTGCATCAGGTGACTGCTACAGCCAATCAGTGGTCACAGATTCACTGCAGCGGTCACATTCTATCCAAAAAGGGAAGAAGAGCTGGGAGACTGTTTCTTATGGCTACGATGGAACATGAAGCAGCAAGACTGAGTGGTAAACGTCAGCCTTAAGGAGAAGCTGTGGAAGTCTTTTAGGTGTTgctgcttttttattttagaaccaCCATGAACCCATTTTTATACTAAGTAGCCACCTGTCTTTAATATAATCGATGTTTAGTGTCTACGGAGTGGAATTAGCAATTTCTACATTCCTATTTTATTTTAAAGCACCACTTTTTTTTTTCACCGATGTAGCAGTGCTTTTTAATGTAAGCTCCCCACCTTCCATCTTTTTAATGCTTTACCGACTCCGCTCTGGACCCgcggcaccatcttgtgcctgtagtttgtaactggctggaagtcagaagctacgtcacaagtgctcaatgcatctctatgaggccagaatgaggctccctTAGTGAGGCATTGAAGAGTGACTaatcaaataaacaaaaaaagttcaGCCTGCCATTCACCATACGACCTTTCATCCAGGTGAACGGAAAGAAAGGAGGGCAGTCCACCTCCACAGGAAAATCCAAATACAAAGAAGGAATTCCAACCTGCAGTCCAATCTTCAATTTAAATAAATcatccttttattggaaacatgttaaaatatacatgTGTAGATAGAAAATGcttacgcgtttcaggtcatgGTGACCCTTACTCATAGGGTGGCTCTATGAGTAAGGGTCACCATGACCTGAAACGCATAAGGattttctatctatacatgtatattttaacatgtttccaataaaaggatgttttatttaaattgaagatTGGACTGGAGGTGCTGAAATTCCTTCTTTTTAATTGAAGAGTGACCTCCCCGCcgtactccatgaaacactggagctgctggaagATCACAAGTCGCCAAAGACCAACCAGCGCACCAATGAAAACAGATGAAGGTGGCGAAAGGTGAGTATACGACAGGACTCAGGGGATTAGatttaaagcaccgctccagcagtgcaataaaaatataaaaaattgctgtagtggtgctttaaatattcaTGTAAAGTAACTTAATCCAATCAGTCACATAGGAGAATTCAGGCCAGCTTAACATGTGTATAAATAATAATCAGTTTCATCCACAAAAGTCAAACGATCTTTCCTCAATTGTCATATGCATGCAATACGTTTTTTACAGCAGCAGTTAGGCTGCTTTAACATATCAGTtttatcagttttttgcaatcaggcacaatccggcactttgcagaaaaaaaacatcgggtttttttgccgccgggtgcggtttttattCATAGCcttttattagcaccggattggGCTGCATTTACTCGTTTTTCTTCTGGTTTTTGCCGGTTCTGGCAAAAAACGTCACTTCGGCGGCCGCACAGAGGAAcatttttttgccagcggcaaaacacTGCATAGCGCCGggagcggcatggtgcataatgaaagtctatgcacgccgaatccagtggcatgcatcaaacgccggaagcatgtaccggattcggtttttacttctgagcatgcccagaagtgataaattcattgcttgtcagaaaatcaatcactcactcaccaATCAtcgtcgcggcgctgcacggctgtcacactgctggcggcttctcctgatttgaaaatgccggctgctcattattcaatctcgtattcactgctttccccgcccaccggcgccttttgattggttgcaggcagacacgcccccacgatgagtgacagctgtctcactgcaaccaatcacagccgccagtgggcgggtctatttcttgcagtaaaaataaataaataataaaaaaaccgacgtgcggtccccaccaattttgataccagccaggataaagccacacggctgaaggctggtattctcaggatgatgagcgccacgttatggggagcccaccaccctaacaatatcagccagcagccgcccggaattgccacatccattagatgcggcagtcccgggactctacccagctcttcccgaatttccctggtgcggtggcaaacggggtaataaggggataatcatggcaggcgtctatgagacacccccaatgattaacctgtaagtgaaagtaaataaacacacacacccaaaaaaatactttatttggaataagacaaaaaaacaccctctttcaccattttattaaaatccccaaatacccctccaggtccgacgtaatccacagaggtcccacgacactttcagctctgctacatgaagctgacaggagcggcagtagaacaccgccgctcctcggagctccacgcagcaactgaagtgaatcgcgctgtcagcggtgacgtcactgaggtagtgccagtgtgtgcggtgatgggtgggtagtgccggtgtgtgcggtgatgttgcgtGCAGTAGTACAGGGGTGTGTggagatgatgcatgcggtagtgcctgcgtgtgccgtgatggtgcgtgcggtagtgcaggggtgtgcggtgatgatgcgtgcggtagtgcaggggtgtgcggtgatgatgcgtgcggtagtgcaggggtgtgcggtgatgatgcgtgcggtagtgcaggggtgtgcggtgatgatgcgtgcggtagtgcaggggtgtgcggtgatgatgcgtgcggtagtgcaggggtgtgtggtgatgatacgtgcggtagtgcaggggtgtgtggtgatgatgcgtgcggtagtgcaggggtgtgtggtgatgatgcatgcggtagtgcaggggtgtgtggtgatgatgcgtgcggtagtgcaggggtgtgcagtgatgatgcgtgcggtagtaccTGCTTGTGCGTCATGACGGGGGCGATagtgctggtgtttgtgcagggatgatggggtctctttcagcataaaaataaaaaaaacggatccattttttaacggatccatcgcatcagtgtttacacaatctgagacggatccgttgcatcaggcacaaaccggatagtgcctgattgcaaaaaaactgatgtgtgaaagcagccttagggtactttcacacacccggatttttgctctgcggcacaatacggcgttctgcagaaaaaccgcaaccggcttttgtaacgccgattgcggtttttttttgcattgacttacattagtgccgcattgtgccgcaggggcttgcgttcggtccggtttttgccgcatgcggcagatgtagccgatgcggcggccggatcgaacgttccctgcaacgttttttgttccggcaaaaaaacaccgcatcgcgccgcatccggccgctgcggcacatttttcaatgcatccctatggaggccggatgcggcgcgatgcggaaaaaaacgcatccggttgccgcatgcggtattttccactgcgcatgctcagtagcatgccgcaaccggaaaaaaccggaccggccgcatgtaaaaacttatgcaaaggatgcggtgttttcaccgcatccgttgcatagttttcacagccggattgagccgcagggctcaaaccggatgtgtgaaagtagccttaataatTTACAACACTGCCCCCCTCCCATTCTCTTCTCcgtacctgccccccccccccccccttcctcccggtCCCCTCTTCCCCTGctgcccacctcctcctcctcacctgccGTCTCCCCGTCCCCCCCCCCTCACCTGACGATGCCATCTCCCCTTCCTCACCTGACGACTCCTCCTCTGCTGTCTCCCCGTCATCTGCTGCCCCCGATTCCCTCCCCCCTCATCTAACACCCCCACTTACCttctcctccatcctggcccccctCACCAGCCGCCCCGGCTCCTTCCTCCATCCCTCTCCCCTATGATCTGCTGCCCCTGTTCCCTCCCTCATCATCACTTGCCGCCCCTCGTTCCCTCCTCCATCCCATCCCCCCTCACCTGCCGCCCCTggtttccttctctcccccccctcaccTGCCGCCCTTGGTTCCCTCCTCCATCCCACCCCCCCTCATCTGCACCCCTCGGCTCCCTCCTCACCTCTCCCCCCCCTCACCTGCCGCCCCTCGTTCCCTCCTCCATCCCACCCCCCCTCATCTGCACCCCTCGGCTCCCTCCTCACCTCTCCCCCCCTCACCTGCCGCCCCTCGTTCCCTCCTCCATCCCACTCCCCCTCCCGTGCACCCCTCGGCTGCCTCCTCACCTCTCCCCCCCTCACCTGCCGCCCCTCGTTCCCTCCTccatccccctccccctcccgtGCACCCCTCGGCTCCCTCCTCGCCTCTCGTCCCCTCGCTTCTCACCTGCAGCCTGTCCCCTGTCTCTGTCACACGCCGGCCGGTCACTGACACTTCCTGGTGAGACCATACCAACTAGAAGCAGCTGTAGGGGTGTGCCAGCGCTTCTACACCCTACATCTCCCCCGGTCTCCAGTAGTCGGTATACAGATCTCAGCAAATAATTTTATAGTCTTCTAAATAAAGCACAGCCAACACATTACTCAGGACAGAGCTCAAAACTTACAAGAGAAAAGTAAGAAGACAGTAACCCTCCCGTCTATGTGGTGGATACGGCCGCTCCTCCACATGGCACGGCACATAGCACGGAGGGCCGCGTTTGTTTCCTCCGTTCTCGTCACTGACGTGTCATTACCATCACCTCCTTCTGATAATGACACACTCCATCGTGCCGTGATGGCCACGCCCATGTATGGGTTTGGGGGCGGAGTTATATGGAATATGCAAATGAGGCGTCTCCCAGTATCAGGTGGTGACGCAGAGGCGGAAGTTTTGCTGCAGTTTCCAAGAGTCCGAGGGGAGAAGTTGGGGTCCGGGGTGAGACGTGGAGGAAGCGCGGCCATTATGGGGGGAGCTCCCAGCCAGCTGTCCAAACAGCTCCTGAACGAGTACCAGGTGGGTGACCCCGAGCAGGCTGCGCGCTGTATGGGGGGAGAGAAGCGAGTCCCCGGTCTGTGCTGCCGGCCACTAATGACACTTAAAGGGGCTTTCCAGAAATGACCCCGTGCGGCGGCTCCTGTCCCTGCACCCTAATGTCTATGTGTCCCCATAATCCTGGGATGATCTGATCACACAGGATTGTTTTTATAAGGAGGACCTGTTACTTGCTGTAATCTTAatccacactgtgtgcagaattattaggcaagttgtattttagaggatttttttattattgatcaacaactatgttctcaatcaacccaaaagactcaaatatcaaagcttaatatttttggaagttggagtgggttttttttttagatttggccatcttaggaggatatcggtttgtgcaggtaactattactgtgcagaattattaggcaacttaataaaaaccaaatatatctcacttgtttattttcaccaggtaaaccaatataactgcacaggatttagaaataaacatttctgacatgcaaaaacaatacccaaaaattagtgaccaatatagccaccattctttatgatgacactcaacagcctaccatccatagattctgtcagttccttggtctgtttacaatcaacattgcgtgcagcagccaccacagcctcccagacactgctccgagaggtgtactgttttccctccctgtagatctcacattttatgagggaccacaggttctctatggggttcagatcaggtgaacaagggggccatgtcattattatttcatcttttagacctttactggccagccacgctgtggagtagttggatgcatgtgatggagcattgtcctgcatgaaaataatgtttttcttgaacaatactgacttcttcctgtaccactgcttgaagaagttgtcttccagaaactggcagcacatctgggagttgagcttcactccatcctcaacccaaaaaggtcccgcaagttcatctttgatgataccagcccataccagtatcccacctccaccatgctggcgtctgagtcggagtggagctctctgccctttactgatcagcctctggcccatccatctggcccatcaagagtcactcatttcatcagtccatataaactttgaaaaatcagtcttaagatatttcttggcccagtcttgacattttatcttatgtttcttgttc
Protein-coding sequences here:
- the GDPGP1 gene encoding GDP-D-glucose phosphorylase 1 — translated: MDTTRTMDFKHPSVFNGAIMEEYSYTEKDFILSGITWPKRRTYVEDKSFISAFDQALQSKWLEKMEQGLFRYPLWSLQTKILPGSVKYVAQLNVKRGIERRKPQDIKSIQEKFNPSQFNFNKMKHDEILFQMVRSEMSSGASMDLGRKHSRTLVVINVSPLEFGHVLLIPDPSLCLTQILTPDLTLLGLESILLSGHPGFRIGFNSLGGFASINHLHLHGFYLDEELLIESVQNKPLCPQINFYQLTNFPAPGFFFYTEGKDLVSVSQRICQVTDYFVNRNIAHNMFMTRGSNPASTTCQREGIRVVIWARKSCFGAKEEAAFNVALCELAGHLPFKNEEDFNTLTEESVISIVKSYLFSEEEFNTISMELVEQFTN